One Deinococcus multiflagellatus DNA window includes the following coding sequences:
- the nuoL gene encoding NADH-quinone oxidoreductase subunit L, translated as MESLPALYLLPLLPLLSFALLITLPRLFPGKIGGWVATGAVGAAFVVAVLRYLNQGAAPAHEVLWTWLPNMALNANLSVGFWYDQLSALMALIITGIGFLIHLYSISYMGHDPKFTRFFAFLNFFVAMMLILVLADSYPLMFVGWEGVGMASYLLIGFWFNGRHSEASDQDVREASDREGVANSNAARKAFIMNRIGDLGFMLGMFLLFKLYGTLSIPELAERVDGGAQVAQAGIELACLFLLVGAVGKSGQLPLTTWLPDAMAGPTPVSALIHAATMVTAGVYLVARSHFLYDLAPNASLWVAWVGGLTALYGALSALNQHDIKKILAFSTVSQLGYMFMAVGLHAYSAGVFHLLTHAFFKALLFLAAGAVIHALHDEQDVRRMGGLRRKMPFTHLVSVAGVLAIAGIPIWSGFFSKDAILAAAYEANPGLYVIGLGVALLTAFYMGRWYFLVWAGTYRGHGHPHEADLITKVPLGILAALATLGGLLNIPTFLGGKHAFDDYLGRAIPVHAHEIPVSTEWLLTLLAVGAGALGLLWAYLEHRRGTLVDGPLGEASTRALYLDTVYDNLVGAPSKAIAGALDTVDRGTDGALGAVARNASGPGGLFTLWQSGFVRAYAVSMVLGTALIIGYWALKTIGSGA; from the coding sequence ATGGAGAGTCTGCCTGCGCTGTACCTGCTTCCCCTGCTGCCGCTGCTCTCGTTTGCGCTGCTGATCACGCTGCCGCGCCTGTTTCCCGGCAAGATCGGCGGCTGGGTCGCCACGGGCGCGGTGGGGGCCGCCTTCGTCGTGGCCGTGCTGCGCTACCTGAACCAGGGGGCGGCCCCCGCCCACGAGGTGCTGTGGACGTGGCTGCCCAACATGGCCCTGAACGCCAACCTCTCGGTGGGCTTCTGGTACGATCAGCTTTCGGCCCTGATGGCGCTGATCATCACGGGCATCGGCTTCCTGATTCACCTGTACTCGATTTCCTACATGGGCCACGACCCCAAGTTCACGCGCTTTTTTGCCTTCCTGAACTTCTTCGTGGCCATGATGCTGATTCTGGTGCTGGCCGACTCCTACCCCCTCATGTTCGTGGGCTGGGAAGGCGTGGGCATGGCAAGTTACCTGCTGATCGGCTTCTGGTTTAACGGGCGCCACAGTGAGGCCTCGGATCAGGACGTGCGCGAGGCCAGCGACCGCGAGGGCGTGGCGAATTCCAACGCCGCGCGCAAGGCGTTCATCATGAACCGCATTGGCGATCTGGGCTTCATGCTGGGCATGTTCCTGCTGTTCAAGCTGTACGGCACCCTCTCCATCCCCGAACTGGCCGAGCGGGTGGACGGCGGCGCGCAGGTGGCGCAGGCGGGCATTGAACTGGCCTGCCTGTTCCTGCTGGTGGGCGCAGTGGGCAAGAGCGGTCAGCTGCCCCTGACCACCTGGCTGCCCGACGCGATGGCGGGCCCCACGCCAGTGTCGGCGCTGATTCACGCGGCCACCATGGTCACGGCGGGCGTGTATCTGGTGGCGCGCAGCCACTTCCTGTACGACCTCGCCCCGAACGCCAGCCTGTGGGTGGCCTGGGTGGGCGGCCTGACCGCCCTGTACGGCGCCCTGTCGGCCCTGAACCAGCACGACATCAAGAAGATTCTGGCGTTCTCCACGGTGTCGCAGCTGGGCTACATGTTCATGGCCGTGGGCCTGCACGCCTACTCGGCGGGCGTCTTCCACCTGCTCACCCACGCGTTTTTCAAGGCGCTGCTGTTCCTGGCGGCGGGCGCGGTTATTCACGCGCTGCACGATGAACAGGACGTGCGCCGCATGGGCGGGCTGCGCCGCAAGATGCCGTTTACGCACCTGGTGTCGGTGGCGGGGGTGCTGGCGATTGCCGGAATTCCTATCTGGAGCGGCTTCTTTTCCAAGGACGCCATTCTGGCCGCCGCCTACGAGGCCAACCCCGGCCTGTACGTGATTGGACTGGGCGTGGCGCTGCTCACCGCCTTTTACATGGGCCGCTGGTATTTCCTGGTCTGGGCCGGCACTTACCGGGGCCACGGCCACCCGCACGAGGCCGACCTGATCACCAAGGTGCCGCTGGGCATCCTGGCGGCGCTAGCGACCCTGGGCGGCCTGCTGAATATCCCCACCTTTCTGGGCGGCAAGCACGCCTTTGACGACTACCTGGGCCGCGCCATTCCGGTGCACGCCCACGAGATTCCCGTGAGCACCGAGTGGCTGCTGACCCTGCTGGCGGTGGGGGCCGGGGCGCTGGGGCTGCTGTGGGCCTACCTGGAACACCGCCGGGGCACCCTGGTGGACGGCCCGCTGGGCGAAGCCAGCACCCGCGCGCTGTACCTGGATACCGTGTACGACAACCTCGTGGGTGCCCCCAGCAAGGCGATTGCCGGCGCACTGGACACCGTGGACCGGGGCACCGACGGCGCGCTGGGCGCCGTGGCGCGCAATGCCAGCGGGCCGGGCGGGCTGTTCACCCTGTGGCAAAGCGGCTTCGTGCGCGCCTACGCGGTCAGCATGGTCCTGGGCACCGCGCTGATCATCGGCTACTGGGCCCTGAAAACGATTGGAAGTGGCGCATGA
- the nuoI gene encoding NADH-quinone oxidoreductase subunit NuoI has protein sequence MGVLEIAKGMGVTLSKLFQKPVTVSYPEQRATLQPRFRGRHILTRHPGTGLEKCIGCSLCAAACPAYAIYVEAAENDPAAPVSPGERYAKVYEINMLRCIFCGMCEEACPTGAVVLGNEFEMADYRYRDFVYGKEDMLVGVTGSLPQRREAERKGKPVRLGFQLEGGVREELEGVKYQ, from the coding sequence ATGGGCGTGCTTGAGATCGCCAAAGGCATGGGCGTCACGCTGAGCAAGCTGTTTCAGAAGCCCGTGACGGTCAGTTACCCCGAGCAGCGGGCCACGCTGCAGCCGCGTTTCCGGGGGCGGCATATCCTCACGCGGCACCCGGGCACCGGGCTGGAAAAGTGCATCGGCTGCTCGCTGTGCGCCGCCGCCTGCCCGGCCTACGCCATTTACGTGGAGGCCGCCGAGAACGACCCCGCCGCCCCCGTCAGCCCCGGCGAGCGCTACGCGAAGGTCTACGAGATCAACATGCTGCGCTGCATCTTCTGCGGCATGTGCGAGGAAGCCTGCCCCACGGGCGCCGTGGTGCTGGGCAACGAATTCGAGATGGCCGATTACCGCTACCGCGACTTTGTCTACGGCAAGGAAGACATGCTGGTCGGCGTCACCGGCAGCCTCCCCCAGCGCCGCGAAGCCGAGCGCAAGGGCAAACCCGTGCGCCTGGGCTTTCAGCTCGAAGGCGGCGTGCGTGAGGAACTGGAAGGGGTGAAGTACCAGTGA
- the nuoK gene encoding NADH-quinone oxidoreductase subunit NuoK — MVSTGSYVALSGILFALGMIGVLTRRTAIMVFLSVELMLNAANLALVAFARSWGDPTGQTAVFIVMTLAAAEVAIGLAIIVAIFRKRETTNVDDLAALKG; from the coding sequence ATGGTGTCAACGGGCTCGTATGTGGCGCTGTCGGGCATTCTGTTTGCCCTGGGCATGATTGGCGTGCTCACCCGGCGCACGGCGATCATGGTCTTTCTGTCGGTGGAACTCATGCTGAACGCCGCGAACCTCGCGCTGGTGGCGTTCGCGCGCTCGTGGGGCGACCCCACCGGGCAGACCGCCGTGTTCATCGTCATGACGCTGGCCGCCGCCGAGGTGGCGATTGGCCTGGCGATCATCGTCGCTATTTTCCGCAAGCGCGAGACCACCAACGTGGACGATCTCGCGGCCCTGAAAGGCTGA
- a CDS encoding NADH-quinone oxidoreductase subunit J family protein encodes MTLAFILLGALAIVGGIITIAAKNAVHAALGLVGTLLCVAGLFATLNASFLAATQVIVYAGAVMVLFLFVIMLLNANQPVTGRDPVPFVRELAGIGGTLLAGAFVVLAFTYKDPRPLAEGAAALKGGSALVMGETLLTRFLLPFEAVSILLLVAIVGAVALVQRPEAQPDGVPDELEEPIGAARPEREMAPRTGAQPALQAGRESEVGA; translated from the coding sequence ATGACCCTCGCCTTCATCCTTCTGGGCGCGCTGGCGATTGTGGGCGGGATCATCACCATTGCGGCAAAGAACGCCGTTCACGCGGCGCTGGGGCTGGTGGGCACGCTGCTGTGTGTGGCGGGGCTCTTTGCCACCCTGAACGCCTCGTTTCTGGCGGCCACGCAGGTGATCGTGTACGCGGGGGCCGTGATGGTGCTTTTTCTCTTCGTGATCATGCTGCTGAACGCCAACCAGCCGGTCACGGGGCGCGACCCGGTGCCGTTTGTGCGGGAACTGGCGGGGATTGGCGGCACGCTGCTGGCCGGCGCTTTTGTGGTGCTGGCCTTTACCTACAAAGACCCGCGCCCGTTGGCCGAGGGGGCGGCGGCCCTCAAAGGCGGCAGCGCGCTGGTGATGGGGGAGACGCTGCTCACGCGTTTCCTGCTGCCCTTTGAAGCGGTGAGCATTCTGCTGCTGGTGGCGATTGTGGGCGCCGTGGCCCTGGTGCAGCGCCCCGAAGCCCAGCCCGACGGCGTCCCGGATGAACTGGAAGAGCCCATCGGCGCCGCGCGGCCCGAACGGGAGATGGCCCCCCGAACGGGCGCCCAGCCCGCGCTGCAGGCCGGGCGCGAAAGTGAGGTGGGCGCGTAA
- the nuoH gene encoding NADH-quinone oxidoreductase subunit NuoH, with protein MPDWLATLLISLLKAVLVVLGLLTTFAYMTLVERRLLGRMQLRPGPNRVGPMGLLQPAADAIKSIFKEDLNVTLADKLVYTLAPIVAIGMALTAFGGLPAGPAGSLFGENPWVYNLDAGILALLALTSMGVYGIFLGGWASGSKYPILGGLRSSAQMISYELGMGLSILGLLMLVGTTSFHSIVGWQATNGWLILFQALGFALFLISSFAETNRTPFDLPEAEQEIVAGYLTEYSAIKWALFQMAEYVNMITASAVMATLFFGGWKGPQFLNGLIPGISDWPLIWLILKIAFFLFLFIWVRATLPRLRYDQLMRFGWKLVLPLALANTIMTAAVLAFSGPFGLWKPGNPWVMGLLSLAALLALLLMSDRVRTLWNQPTVRREGEVRLGGGD; from the coding sequence ATGCCCGACTGGCTCGCCACCCTCCTCATTTCGCTCCTCAAGGCTGTGCTGGTCGTGCTGGGGCTGCTCACCACCTTCGCGTACATGACGCTGGTGGAGCGCCGCCTGCTGGGCCGCATGCAGCTGCGCCCCGGGCCCAACCGCGTGGGGCCGATGGGCCTGTTGCAGCCTGCCGCCGACGCGATTAAAAGCATCTTCAAGGAAGACCTGAACGTCACGCTGGCCGACAAGCTGGTGTACACCCTGGCGCCCATCGTGGCGATTGGCATGGCGCTGACCGCCTTTGGTGGTCTGCCCGCTGGCCCGGCGGGCAGCCTGTTTGGCGAGAACCCCTGGGTCTACAACCTGGACGCCGGCATTCTGGCCCTGCTGGCGCTGACCTCTATGGGCGTGTACGGCATCTTCCTGGGCGGCTGGGCCTCGGGCAGCAAGTACCCGATTCTGGGTGGCCTGCGTTCCAGCGCGCAGATGATTTCCTACGAGCTGGGCATGGGCCTGAGCATCCTGGGCCTGCTGATGCTGGTGGGCACCACCAGTTTCCACAGCATTGTCGGTTGGCAGGCCACGAACGGCTGGCTGATCCTCTTTCAGGCGCTGGGCTTCGCCCTGTTCCTGATCTCCTCGTTTGCCGAGACCAACCGCACGCCCTTTGACCTGCCCGAAGCCGAGCAGGAGATCGTGGCCGGCTACCTCACCGAATATTCCGCGATCAAGTGGGCGCTCTTTCAGATGGCGGAATACGTGAACATGATCACTGCCTCGGCTGTGATGGCCACGCTGTTTTTCGGCGGTTGGAAGGGCCCGCAGTTCCTGAACGGCCTGATTCCGGGCATCTCGGACTGGCCGCTGATCTGGCTGATCCTGAAGATCGCCTTCTTCCTCTTCCTGTTCATCTGGGTGCGCGCCACGCTGCCCCGGTTGCGCTACGACCAGCTGATGCGCTTTGGCTGGAAGCTGGTGCTGCCCCTGGCGCTGGCGAACACGATCATGACCGCCGCTGTGCTGGCCTTTTCTGGGCCATTTGGGCTCTGGAAACCCGGTAACCCCTGGGTGATGGGCCTGCTCAGTCTGGCCGCCCTGCTTGCGCTCCTGCTCATGAGTGACCGCGTGCGCACGCTGTGGAACCAGCCGACCGTGCGCCGTGAGGGCGAAGTGCGGCTGGGGGGTGGGGACTGA